The proteins below come from a single Denticeps clupeoides chromosome 15, fDenClu1.1, whole genome shotgun sequence genomic window:
- the fam171b gene encoding protein FAM171B isoform X3, translating to MADLASFTLLTVLLMRFEDGRVSGAEAGGPALLMEGGEDAAAVREPLLPEPPLVLRVWVKDKRSQRYIRGAVVQVFVNGTRTHSTQTQDNGEALLMVPFALGETVMLLANMDGYLPAQLPWKTRRMPIFSSVTVLLLPQTQGNIWLFEDTVLITRKTSGICRPHMAFHAFLTSDFTSQPCVQFPRGLLELPVSTNVSMLTAYLTTPQLPIDCHLCTTGLASGRSGNRSVTLKPVAALSVQLLANGDELPVSGSIKLTVPLLHSSHLLPSESVPAWAFDKEKGTWLNKGVGTIKMDGTRLVWTYVASHLGNWIAAPLPSVNGILAGSLFIVIGFLSVLSCHCRDATRNAEKKRQRKTSRAVLHKDQTTSTRCDHDEEASYHPEDRSFPLARQGPSQDGFVSPRHQASYNMEDVGHPTAKLYENICAMHPESMKTSFPLVYVHSEEMARIRELSDQKKVYQDSSENVIFPDKLFHIYNQSVAIIQTPEHPQSDSFSCQSATFPRNSAEYGAQSKRQYKDSFTQTLPKIPVQDSHEQPSLETRINPGVWGRYSHLLESVSVPGTLNEAVRIGPFRGELQGISEQTLLELSKAKPSPHPPRAWFVSLDGKPLAQVRHSVIDLQGRHRPGSSNDTSLDSGVDMNEHQQPLLKGNREGPSLSAIAKTGGTMELDHSSSEVGSPEDVSMRNTSSLTTTSISEEPDASESLSELQAMPPPQWPHKVREKIRADKRNERHACEKKARVKR from the exons ATGGCGGATCTGGCATCTTTCACGCTCCTCACGGTGTTGTTGATGCGCTTTGAAGATGGGCGCGTGAGCGGGGCGGAGGCTGGTGGCCCTGCCCTGCTGATGGAGGGCGGCGAGGACGCAGCCGCCGTCAGGGAGCCGCTTCTGCCAG AGCCTCCACTGGTGCTGAGGGTTTGGGTGAAGGACAAACGGAGCCAGCGTTACATCAGAGGTGCAGTGGTTCAGGTGTTTGTTAATGGTACCCGGACCCACTCAACCCAGACACAGGACAATGGAGAGGCTCTTCTCATGGTCCCATTTGCACTGGGAGAGACCGTTATGTTATTGGCCAACATGGACGGCTACCTCCCTGCACAACTGCCCTGGAAGACCAGACGGATGCCTA TTTTCTCATCTGTGACTGTCCTCCTGCTCCCACAAACACAAGGCAACATCTGGCTGTTTGAAGACACTGTTCTGATTACTCGGAAAACATCTGGTATCTGTCGCCCTCACATGGCGTTCCATGCTTTTCTCA cttCAGATTTCACTTCGCAACCATGCGTTCAGTTTCCCAGAGGTCTCCTGGAGCTCCCAGTCTCCACCAACGTCTCCATGCTGACAGCTTATCTGACCACACCCCAGCTTCCTATTGATTGCCATTTGTGTACCACAGGCCTGGCCAGTGGCCGATCAG GCAACAGGAGTGTGACTCTGAAACCAGTAGCAGCCCTGAGTGTACAGCTGTTGGCCAATGGGGATGAACTCCCAGTCAGTGGGTCCATAAAGCTGACCGTGCCTCTGTTACACAGCAGTCACCTGCTTCCATCCGAGTCTGTGCCCGCCTGGGCCTTCGACAAAGAGAAAG GGACATGGCTAAATAAAGGTGTTGGTACCATTAAGATGGATGGCACCAGGCTTGTCTGGACGTATGTGGCATCTCATCTTGGAAATTGGATCGCTGCCCCATTGCCTTCTGTTAATG GGATTTTGGCAGGAAGCCTGTTTATAGTTATTGGGTTCTTGTCTGTTCTCTCATGTCACTGCAG AGATGCAACTCGAAATGCAGAGAAAAAGAGGCAAAGGAAGACCTCCAGAGCAGTGCTTCAtaaggaccagacaacatcaaCCAGATGTGATCATGATGAGGAGGCCTCATATCATCCTGAAGACCGGTCATTTCCACTTGCAAGACAAGGCCCATCCCAAGATGGTTTTGTCTCCCCAAGACATCAGGCCAGCTACAATATGGAAGATGTTGGCCACCCCACAGCCAAACTGTATGAAAACATTTGCGCTATGCACCCTGAAAGCATGAAAACTTCTTTTCCTTTGGTATATGTTCATAGTGAGGAAATGGCAAGAATACGGGAGCTCTCAGACCAGAAAAAGGTGTACCAGGATTCCAGTGAAAATGTTATCTTCCCAGACAAGTTGTTCCACATTTACAACCAGTCTGTGGCCATCATTCAGACACCAGAGCACCCCCAGAGTGACTCATTCAGCTGCCAGTCAGCCACATTCCCAAGGAACAGTGCAGAGTATGGAGCACAGTCAAAACGTCAGTACAAAGATAGCTTCACCCAAACACTGCCCAAAATTCCAGTCCAGGACAGTCATGAGCAGCCATCTTTAGAGACTCGCATAAATCCAGGGGTATGGGGCCGCTATAGCCACTTGCTAGAGTCTGTTTCTGTCCCAGGAACATTGAACGAGGCTGTGAGAATTGGGCCATTCCGAGGTGAGCTACAAGGGATCTCAGAGCAGACCCTGTTGGAGCTGTCCAAGGCCAAGCCCTCACCTCATCCTCCTAGGGCCTGGTTTGTTTCCCTGGATGGGAAGCCTTTGGCTCAGGTGCGCCACTCCGTCATTGATCTCCAAGGCAGACACCGTCCTGGCAGCAGCAATGACACCAGCCTGGATTCAGGCGTGGACATGAATGAGCATCAGCAGCCACTGCTAAAAGGGAATAGGGAAGGGCCCTCCTTGTCAGCAATAGCCAAAACAGGTGGCACAATGGAGCTGGACCACAGCAGCAGTGAAGTTGGAAGCCCAGAAGATGTTTCCATGAGGAATACCAGCAGCCTGACAACTACCAGCATCTCCGAGGAGCCGGATGCAAGCGAATCGTTAAGTGAACTTCAAGCCATGCCACCCCCTCAATGGCCACACAAGGTGAGAGAAAAGATACGTGCAGACAAGAGGAATGAACGTCATGCTTGTGAGAAAAAGGCTCGTGTTAAAAGATAA
- the fam171b gene encoding protein FAM171B isoform X2, with protein MADLASFTLLTVLLMRFEDGRVSGAEAGGPALLMEGGEDAAAVREPLLPEPPLVLRVWVKDKRSQRYIRGAVVQVFVNGTRTHSTQTQDNGEALLMVPFALGETVMLLANMDGYLPAQLPWKTRRMPIFSSVTVLLLPQTQGNIWLFEDTVLITRKTSASDFTSQPCVQFPRGLLELPVSTNVSMLTAYLTTPQLPIDCHLCTTGLASGRSGNRSVTLKPVAALSVQLLANGDELPVSGSIKLTVPLLHSSHLLPSESVPAWAFDKEKGTWLNKGVGTIKMDGTRLVWTYVASHLGNWIAAPLPSVNGYVGTSVDIISYHTYLLLGILAGSLFIVIGFLSVLSCHCRDATRNAEKKRQRKTSRAVLHKDQTTSTRCDHDEEASYHPEDRSFPLARQGPSQDGFVSPRHQASYNMEDVGHPTAKLYENICAMHPESMKTSFPLVYVHSEEMARIRELSDQKKVYQDSSENVIFPDKLFHIYNQSVAIIQTPEHPQSDSFSCQSATFPRNSAEYGAQSKRQYKDSFTQTLPKIPVQDSHEQPSLETRINPGVWGRYSHLLESVSVPGTLNEAVRIGPFRGELQGISEQTLLELSKAKPSPHPPRAWFVSLDGKPLAQVRHSVIDLQGRHRPGSSNDTSLDSGVDMNEHQQPLLKGNREGPSLSAIAKTGGTMELDHSSSEVGSPEDVSMRNTSSLTTTSISEEPDASESLSELQAMPPPQWPHKVREKIRADKRNERHACEKKARVKR; from the exons ATGGCGGATCTGGCATCTTTCACGCTCCTCACGGTGTTGTTGATGCGCTTTGAAGATGGGCGCGTGAGCGGGGCGGAGGCTGGTGGCCCTGCCCTGCTGATGGAGGGCGGCGAGGACGCAGCCGCCGTCAGGGAGCCGCTTCTGCCAG AGCCTCCACTGGTGCTGAGGGTTTGGGTGAAGGACAAACGGAGCCAGCGTTACATCAGAGGTGCAGTGGTTCAGGTGTTTGTTAATGGTACCCGGACCCACTCAACCCAGACACAGGACAATGGAGAGGCTCTTCTCATGGTCCCATTTGCACTGGGAGAGACCGTTATGTTATTGGCCAACATGGACGGCTACCTCCCTGCACAACTGCCCTGGAAGACCAGACGGATGCCTA TTTTCTCATCTGTGACTGTCCTCCTGCTCCCACAAACACAAGGCAACATCTGGCTGTTTGAAGACACTGTTCTGATTACTCGGAAAACATCTG cttCAGATTTCACTTCGCAACCATGCGTTCAGTTTCCCAGAGGTCTCCTGGAGCTCCCAGTCTCCACCAACGTCTCCATGCTGACAGCTTATCTGACCACACCCCAGCTTCCTATTGATTGCCATTTGTGTACCACAGGCCTGGCCAGTGGCCGATCAG GCAACAGGAGTGTGACTCTGAAACCAGTAGCAGCCCTGAGTGTACAGCTGTTGGCCAATGGGGATGAACTCCCAGTCAGTGGGTCCATAAAGCTGACCGTGCCTCTGTTACACAGCAGTCACCTGCTTCCATCCGAGTCTGTGCCCGCCTGGGCCTTCGACAAAGAGAAAG GGACATGGCTAAATAAAGGTGTTGGTACCATTAAGATGGATGGCACCAGGCTTGTCTGGACGTATGTGGCATCTCATCTTGGAAATTGGATCGCTGCCCCATTGCCTTCTGTTAATG GTTACGTAGGGACCTCTGTGGATATCATTTCATATCACACCTACCTCCTCCTAGGGATTTTGGCAGGAAGCCTGTTTATAGTTATTGGGTTCTTGTCTGTTCTCTCATGTCACTGCAG AGATGCAACTCGAAATGCAGAGAAAAAGAGGCAAAGGAAGACCTCCAGAGCAGTGCTTCAtaaggaccagacaacatcaaCCAGATGTGATCATGATGAGGAGGCCTCATATCATCCTGAAGACCGGTCATTTCCACTTGCAAGACAAGGCCCATCCCAAGATGGTTTTGTCTCCCCAAGACATCAGGCCAGCTACAATATGGAAGATGTTGGCCACCCCACAGCCAAACTGTATGAAAACATTTGCGCTATGCACCCTGAAAGCATGAAAACTTCTTTTCCTTTGGTATATGTTCATAGTGAGGAAATGGCAAGAATACGGGAGCTCTCAGACCAGAAAAAGGTGTACCAGGATTCCAGTGAAAATGTTATCTTCCCAGACAAGTTGTTCCACATTTACAACCAGTCTGTGGCCATCATTCAGACACCAGAGCACCCCCAGAGTGACTCATTCAGCTGCCAGTCAGCCACATTCCCAAGGAACAGTGCAGAGTATGGAGCACAGTCAAAACGTCAGTACAAAGATAGCTTCACCCAAACACTGCCCAAAATTCCAGTCCAGGACAGTCATGAGCAGCCATCTTTAGAGACTCGCATAAATCCAGGGGTATGGGGCCGCTATAGCCACTTGCTAGAGTCTGTTTCTGTCCCAGGAACATTGAACGAGGCTGTGAGAATTGGGCCATTCCGAGGTGAGCTACAAGGGATCTCAGAGCAGACCCTGTTGGAGCTGTCCAAGGCCAAGCCCTCACCTCATCCTCCTAGGGCCTGGTTTGTTTCCCTGGATGGGAAGCCTTTGGCTCAGGTGCGCCACTCCGTCATTGATCTCCAAGGCAGACACCGTCCTGGCAGCAGCAATGACACCAGCCTGGATTCAGGCGTGGACATGAATGAGCATCAGCAGCCACTGCTAAAAGGGAATAGGGAAGGGCCCTCCTTGTCAGCAATAGCCAAAACAGGTGGCACAATGGAGCTGGACCACAGCAGCAGTGAAGTTGGAAGCCCAGAAGATGTTTCCATGAGGAATACCAGCAGCCTGACAACTACCAGCATCTCCGAGGAGCCGGATGCAAGCGAATCGTTAAGTGAACTTCAAGCCATGCCACCCCCTCAATGGCCACACAAGGTGAGAGAAAAGATACGTGCAGACAAGAGGAATGAACGTCATGCTTGTGAGAAAAAGGCTCGTGTTAAAAGATAA
- the fam171b gene encoding protein FAM171B isoform X1 codes for MADLASFTLLTVLLMRFEDGRVSGAEAGGPALLMEGGEDAAAVREPLLPEPPLVLRVWVKDKRSQRYIRGAVVQVFVNGTRTHSTQTQDNGEALLMVPFALGETVMLLANMDGYLPAQLPWKTRRMPIFSSVTVLLLPQTQGNIWLFEDTVLITRKTSGICRPHMAFHAFLTSDFTSQPCVQFPRGLLELPVSTNVSMLTAYLTTPQLPIDCHLCTTGLASGRSGNRSVTLKPVAALSVQLLANGDELPVSGSIKLTVPLLHSSHLLPSESVPAWAFDKEKGTWLNKGVGTIKMDGTRLVWTYVASHLGNWIAAPLPSVNGYVGTSVDIISYHTYLLLGILAGSLFIVIGFLSVLSCHCRDATRNAEKKRQRKTSRAVLHKDQTTSTRCDHDEEASYHPEDRSFPLARQGPSQDGFVSPRHQASYNMEDVGHPTAKLYENICAMHPESMKTSFPLVYVHSEEMARIRELSDQKKVYQDSSENVIFPDKLFHIYNQSVAIIQTPEHPQSDSFSCQSATFPRNSAEYGAQSKRQYKDSFTQTLPKIPVQDSHEQPSLETRINPGVWGRYSHLLESVSVPGTLNEAVRIGPFRGELQGISEQTLLELSKAKPSPHPPRAWFVSLDGKPLAQVRHSVIDLQGRHRPGSSNDTSLDSGVDMNEHQQPLLKGNREGPSLSAIAKTGGTMELDHSSSEVGSPEDVSMRNTSSLTTTSISEEPDASESLSELQAMPPPQWPHKVREKIRADKRNERHACEKKARVKR; via the exons ATGGCGGATCTGGCATCTTTCACGCTCCTCACGGTGTTGTTGATGCGCTTTGAAGATGGGCGCGTGAGCGGGGCGGAGGCTGGTGGCCCTGCCCTGCTGATGGAGGGCGGCGAGGACGCAGCCGCCGTCAGGGAGCCGCTTCTGCCAG AGCCTCCACTGGTGCTGAGGGTTTGGGTGAAGGACAAACGGAGCCAGCGTTACATCAGAGGTGCAGTGGTTCAGGTGTTTGTTAATGGTACCCGGACCCACTCAACCCAGACACAGGACAATGGAGAGGCTCTTCTCATGGTCCCATTTGCACTGGGAGAGACCGTTATGTTATTGGCCAACATGGACGGCTACCTCCCTGCACAACTGCCCTGGAAGACCAGACGGATGCCTA TTTTCTCATCTGTGACTGTCCTCCTGCTCCCACAAACACAAGGCAACATCTGGCTGTTTGAAGACACTGTTCTGATTACTCGGAAAACATCTGGTATCTGTCGCCCTCACATGGCGTTCCATGCTTTTCTCA cttCAGATTTCACTTCGCAACCATGCGTTCAGTTTCCCAGAGGTCTCCTGGAGCTCCCAGTCTCCACCAACGTCTCCATGCTGACAGCTTATCTGACCACACCCCAGCTTCCTATTGATTGCCATTTGTGTACCACAGGCCTGGCCAGTGGCCGATCAG GCAACAGGAGTGTGACTCTGAAACCAGTAGCAGCCCTGAGTGTACAGCTGTTGGCCAATGGGGATGAACTCCCAGTCAGTGGGTCCATAAAGCTGACCGTGCCTCTGTTACACAGCAGTCACCTGCTTCCATCCGAGTCTGTGCCCGCCTGGGCCTTCGACAAAGAGAAAG GGACATGGCTAAATAAAGGTGTTGGTACCATTAAGATGGATGGCACCAGGCTTGTCTGGACGTATGTGGCATCTCATCTTGGAAATTGGATCGCTGCCCCATTGCCTTCTGTTAATG GTTACGTAGGGACCTCTGTGGATATCATTTCATATCACACCTACCTCCTCCTAGGGATTTTGGCAGGAAGCCTGTTTATAGTTATTGGGTTCTTGTCTGTTCTCTCATGTCACTGCAG AGATGCAACTCGAAATGCAGAGAAAAAGAGGCAAAGGAAGACCTCCAGAGCAGTGCTTCAtaaggaccagacaacatcaaCCAGATGTGATCATGATGAGGAGGCCTCATATCATCCTGAAGACCGGTCATTTCCACTTGCAAGACAAGGCCCATCCCAAGATGGTTTTGTCTCCCCAAGACATCAGGCCAGCTACAATATGGAAGATGTTGGCCACCCCACAGCCAAACTGTATGAAAACATTTGCGCTATGCACCCTGAAAGCATGAAAACTTCTTTTCCTTTGGTATATGTTCATAGTGAGGAAATGGCAAGAATACGGGAGCTCTCAGACCAGAAAAAGGTGTACCAGGATTCCAGTGAAAATGTTATCTTCCCAGACAAGTTGTTCCACATTTACAACCAGTCTGTGGCCATCATTCAGACACCAGAGCACCCCCAGAGTGACTCATTCAGCTGCCAGTCAGCCACATTCCCAAGGAACAGTGCAGAGTATGGAGCACAGTCAAAACGTCAGTACAAAGATAGCTTCACCCAAACACTGCCCAAAATTCCAGTCCAGGACAGTCATGAGCAGCCATCTTTAGAGACTCGCATAAATCCAGGGGTATGGGGCCGCTATAGCCACTTGCTAGAGTCTGTTTCTGTCCCAGGAACATTGAACGAGGCTGTGAGAATTGGGCCATTCCGAGGTGAGCTACAAGGGATCTCAGAGCAGACCCTGTTGGAGCTGTCCAAGGCCAAGCCCTCACCTCATCCTCCTAGGGCCTGGTTTGTTTCCCTGGATGGGAAGCCTTTGGCTCAGGTGCGCCACTCCGTCATTGATCTCCAAGGCAGACACCGTCCTGGCAGCAGCAATGACACCAGCCTGGATTCAGGCGTGGACATGAATGAGCATCAGCAGCCACTGCTAAAAGGGAATAGGGAAGGGCCCTCCTTGTCAGCAATAGCCAAAACAGGTGGCACAATGGAGCTGGACCACAGCAGCAGTGAAGTTGGAAGCCCAGAAGATGTTTCCATGAGGAATACCAGCAGCCTGACAACTACCAGCATCTCCGAGGAGCCGGATGCAAGCGAATCGTTAAGTGAACTTCAAGCCATGCCACCCCCTCAATGGCCACACAAGGTGAGAGAAAAGATACGTGCAGACAAGAGGAATGAACGTCATGCTTGTGAGAAAAAGGCTCGTGTTAAAAGATAA
- the slc19a1 gene encoding folate transporter 1, with protein MVEAVSGDDRDESNMELNKEDPGCLPDTEEVVVVPSKPDPGTQSQAWKWSVVLLCFYGFMVQLKPGEPFITPYLLSPEKNFTESQVTNEISPVLPYSYMVALVPIFLLTDYLRYKPVLILQSMSYVSIWLILLLGKTLLEMQLMEFFYGITMAARVAYSSYIFSLVPASLYQRVAGYSRSSVLLGVFTSSVMGQLCYSLGNVSYTTLSAVSLGFVIVALLQSTCLPWPKRSMFFNKECREEHQKLGQVKLGSPSGGTRSTAFMEMLKELKNVPRVPSLRLWSIWWVLNSAGYYLVVFYVHILWNKKTENNKVYNGGVEAASNLLGAIMSFAAGYVKIRWNVWSELVIGVITATMGALLIVMVSTTNIWVCYLSYILFRGFYQFLVPIAIFQIASFLTKELCALVFGINTFLSTILKSTITLIVADKRGLALPVDSQFLVYFFYFALLTLSYLVASVFVITRHFRHQRQSGGPLPEAMPTELCPMAREPQEPEAVPNGSGVKA; from the exons ATGGTGGAAGCTGTGTCAGGTGATGACCGAGATGAATCCAACATGGAGCTTAATAAAGAGGATCCTGGATGCTTACCAGATACAGAGGAGGTTGTCGTAGTTCCATCCAAACCTGACCCTGGCACACAGTCACAGGCCTGGAAGTGGTCAGTGGTATTACTGTGCTTCTATGGTTTTATGGTGCAGCTGAAACCTGGCGAGCCTTTCATCACCCCATACCTTCTCAGCCCTGAGAAGAACTTTACAGAGTCTCAG GTCACCAATGAGATCAGCCCAGTCTTGCCATATTCTTACATGGTGGCATTGGTTCCCATCTTCTTGCTAACCGACTATCTGCGCTACAAGCCAGTCCTTATCTTGCAGAGCATGAGTTACGTCTCCATCTGGCTGATTTTGCTGCTGGGCAAAACACTTCTCGAAATGCAGCTGATGGAGTTCTTCTATGGTATTACTATGGCTGCCCGTGTTGCTTATTCCTCTTATATCTTCTCATTGGTGCCAGCATCATTATACCAGCGTGTGGCTGGATATTCCCGTTCATCGGTGCTCCTGGGTGTCTTCACTAGTTCGGTGATGGGACAGCTGTGCTACTCACTGGGAAACGTAAGCTATACGACTCTGAGCGCTGTGTCACTGGGCTTTGTCATTGTGGCCTTGCTGCAGTCCACTTGCTTGCCGTGGCCCAAACGCAGTATGTTCTTCAATAAAGAGTGCCGTGAGGAGCACCAAAAGCTGGGCCAGGTAAAGCTAGGGTCTCCTAGTGGAGGCACTCGTTCCACTGCATTCATGGAAATGCTGAAGGAGCTGAAGAATGTGCCTCGGGTGCCCAGTTTGAGACTCTGGAGTATCTGGTGGGTGCTAAACTCTGCAGGCTACTACTTGGTGGTTTTCTATGTTCACATCTTATGGAACAAGAAGACTGAGAACAACAAGGTCTACAACGGTGGAGTGGAGGCTGCTTCCAACCTACTAG GTGCAATTATGTCATTTGCAGCAGGTTATGTGAAGATCCGCTGGAATGTTTGGTCCGAGTTGGTAATCGGTGTGATAACAGCAACCATGGGTGCCCTCCTGATTGTGATGGTTTCCACCACAAACATCTGGGTCTGCTACCTGTCCTATATCCTGTTCAGGGGCTTCTACCAGTTCCTTGTGCCCATTGCTAT ttttcagattGCCTCCTTTCTTACCAAAGAGTTGTGTGCTTTGGTCTTTGGAATAAACACCTTCCTGTCCACcatcctgaagtccacaatcaCACTTATTGTCGCTGACAAGAGAGGTCTTGCTTTACCAGTGGATTCCCAG TTTCTCGTCTACTTCTTCTACTTTGCCTTGCTGACATTGAGCTACCTTGTGGCTTCAGTGTTTGTCATCACCAGACACTTCCGTCATCAGCGACAATCAGGTGGCCCTCTACCTGAGGCCATGCCTACAGAGTTATGCCCCATGGCGAGAGAGCCCCAGGAGCCAGAAGCTGTCCCAAATGGAAGTGGGGTTAAAGCATGA